TGGCTTGCCTCGCTCGTTCAGAGGGCCGCGACTCTAGCGGCCGCTGCGGCCATTCTTCAAACGAATTATATTTTTCTTACACATTCCATTCTGGAATACTCATGGACAGAACGCAGCTACAAGCCTTCGTCAGTATTGTGGAGCAGGGCTCGATCTCGGCTGCAGCCGGGCATTTGCACCTCACCCAGTCGGCCGTCTCGAAACGTCTACAAACCCTCGAATCCCAATTGGGCGACGGACTGCTTGATCGCATCGGCCGGGGCGTCCAGCTCACGGACGCCGGTCAGCGCCTGCTCCCAATCGCCCGACGGATACTGGCGGACATGGAACTGGCCCGACAGGCCGTTCAGCACAGCCCCGGCCAGGTTCGCGGCGCATTGAATTTGGCAACCAGCCATCACCTCGGTCTCTATCGATTGCCGGATGTACTCAGCCGGTTCAGCCGTCAGTACCCCGCCGTGGACCTGAACCTGGAGTTCATGGATTCCGAGGAAGGCTGCGCGGCCGTGGAATCAGGCCGGCTGGAACTGGCGGTGGTCACCCTGCCCCGCACGCCGTCTTCGCGGTTGATCACCCATCGGATCTGGGACGACCCGCTGGCGCTTTGCGCAGCACCGGATCACCCCCTGCAACAGCAGCCGGCGATCGACGTTGAACAACTCGCCCGGCATCCCGCGATACTTCCGGATCGCCGCACGTTCACACACCGCCTGATCGCCGAGGCCTTGGCGGCTGTGGGTGCCGAGCCCGAGGTCCGCATGTCCACCAACTACCTGGAGACCATCAAGATGCTGGTCTCCATCGGCCTGGGTTGGTCGGCCCTGCCCCGGACCATGCTGGACGAGCGAGTGGTTGCGCTGCCCCTCGACCTGGGGATTCACCGCCAGCTTGGCAGCGTCGTCCATCGAGGTCGCACCCTCTCTGCACCTGCCCGGGCCTTCCTGGCCTTGCTGACTCAGGGCGGGTCACAGGAGCGGTAGAACGCAAGCCCTCAACTTCCCTGGCTTGGCGCCGATAGACACGAGTGGCCGCCAAACCGTAACCCATCATGAAAGTGCTTCTTGTCGACGATTCACGCTCAGCCCGACGGCTGATCGCCCATTACCTCTCGGAAATGGGCCACGAGGCCGTCGAGGCCGACAGCGGCGATGCCGCCCTGCCCTTGTATGCCGACCTCGAACCTGACCTCGTGTTAACCGATGTCGACATGCCTGGCATGAATGGCTATGCCCTGGCGCGGCAGCTGCGTCTAAGCGACCCGCCGGACACCTGGATTCCGATTATTTTTCTCAGCAGCCGGATTCGCGACGAGGATGTGAGCCAGGGCGTTGATGCAGGCGGTGACGATTACCTGGCCAAGCCGATCTCGCCGGTTGTACTCAATGCCAAGCTGCGGGCCATGTCCCGGATCACCGACATGCGGCGTCGCCTCATGGAGACCAGTCAGGCCTTGCAGGCGGCCAATCGCAATCTGCTACGGATGTCGTCCATGGACGGTCTGACCAACATCGCCAACCGGCGGGCCTTTGACGCCCGGCTGCGCGAACGGTGGCAGACCTGCCGCGAAGCCGGAGAGCCGCTGTCGCTGATTCTCGGCGATATTGATTACTTCAAGCGCTATAACGACAGCTATGGTCACGCCGAAGGCGATGACTGCCTGCGAGATGTCGCGGCAGCCCTGGCTGCTGCGACGGAATCTGCAGACATCACGGCCCGTTTCGGGGGCGAAGAATTTGCCATTCTCGTCAACGGCCCGGCCACGACGGCCTCGACCCTTGCCGAGGCCGCGCTGACAGCCGTCCGCAAGCTCAATCGCCCGCATGCGCAGTCGCAGGTCACGGACCACGTCACCATGAGTCTGGGTGTCGCAGGTTGCGTGCCCAGCCGTGAACTGCGTCCCATCGATCTCATTCAGGCGGCCGACGAGGCGCTTTATGCCGCCAAAGGCGCCGGCCGCAATCAATCCATTACGCGTCCGGATTTTTCGTCACCGAGTGGCCAGACCCCGGCGCCCGATCGCCTGCACAACTCTCGTCCTGAATCGCGGGTCTACGCTTCGCTCTGAATCCGCGCCAACGGGCTCATGCCGGTTGGCCACCTCGGGTGCTGGGCGTGTTCCATACCGGCCTCAGTCTGAGCCGTGCTATCGACTGTCGACCCCGGACCGGGCCAGCGCCGGCCCGCGCAGGCTGAGCCACGCCACGACAAACCCCGTGCCCGCTGCAGCGGCAGCGAATAGGAACAATGCCTCGGATGGCGCGTAGTCCCAGAGCACCCCACCCAGCAGACTCCCGATCGCCCCGCCTAGACCGAGGGAGATTGCGCTGTACAACGCCTGCCCACGCCCTTGCTGGCGCCCTAGGAACAACCGATTAATCAGAAACACGCCGACAGCGTGGTACAGCCCGAACGAGGCCATGTGCAGGCACTGGATCAACACCAGCATGGCCAGCGATTCGGCGAACAGCGCCAGTAAGGTCCAGCGCAGCGTGGCCATGCCCAGCGCGGCCAGCATCAGCCGCCTTGGCCCAATCCGGCGCAACCAGCGCGGGGCCAGCAGGAATGTCAGGATTTCCGCGACGACACCCAGCGCCCACAGCCAACCGATCAGGCTTTCGCCATGGCCATGGCTGCGGACGTACAACGAGTAGAAGCCGTAGTACGGGCCGTGGCTTAGCTGCATGAATGCGCAGGTGAGCAACAAGCCGGCCACAACAGGCTGGCGCAGGGTTTGCCCGATCGGCCCCGGGTCATGCGTCGTCTGTGCCGGCGGCTCCCGCACCAGCGTCGCGACCAAGGCCAGCAGCGCCATGGCCACAGCCACGGCGTATGGCAACACCTGGACCCCGACCTGTTCG
This region of Abyssibacter profundi genomic DNA includes:
- a CDS encoding diguanylate cyclase domain-containing protein, which translates into the protein MKVLLVDDSRSARRLIAHYLSEMGHEAVEADSGDAALPLYADLEPDLVLTDVDMPGMNGYALARQLRLSDPPDTWIPIIFLSSRIRDEDVSQGVDAGGDDYLAKPISPVVLNAKLRAMSRITDMRRRLMETSQALQAANRNLLRMSSMDGLTNIANRRAFDARLRERWQTCREAGEPLSLILGDIDYFKRYNDSYGHAEGDDCLRDVAAALAAATESADITARFGGEEFAILVNGPATTASTLAEAALTAVRKLNRPHAQSQVTDHVTMSLGVAGCVPSRELRPIDLIQAADEALYAAKGAGRNQSITRPDFSSPSGQTPAPDRLHNSRPESRVYASL
- a CDS encoding MFS transporter, with the protein product MPRSLPYGRLSAFYALYFSTLGLILPFWSVYLDAAGFSASQIGALVGAMLGLKIIAPYLWGQLADHLGRRLPIIRLAALLAGLSFAAVPLFDGFWPLLAVVILFAFFWNAALPQFEAITFNHLRERADRYGQIRVWGSVGFILASVGLGAWIEQVGVQVLPYAVAVAMALLALVATLVREPPAQTTHDPGPIGQTLRQPVVAGLLLTCAFMQLSHGPYYGFYSLYVRSHGHGESLIGWLWALGVVAEILTFLLAPRWLRRIGPRRLMLAALGMATLRWTLLALFAESLAMLVLIQCLHMASFGLYHAVGVFLINRLFLGRQQGRGQALYSAISLGLGGAIGSLLGGVLWDYAPSEALFLFAAAAAGTGFVVAWLSLRGPALARSGVDSR
- a CDS encoding LysR family transcriptional regulator, with amino-acid sequence MDRTQLQAFVSIVEQGSISAAAGHLHLTQSAVSKRLQTLESQLGDGLLDRIGRGVQLTDAGQRLLPIARRILADMELARQAVQHSPGQVRGALNLATSHHLGLYRLPDVLSRFSRQYPAVDLNLEFMDSEEGCAAVESGRLELAVVTLPRTPSSRLITHRIWDDPLALCAAPDHPLQQQPAIDVEQLARHPAILPDRRTFTHRLIAEALAAVGAEPEVRMSTNYLETIKMLVSIGLGWSALPRTMLDERVVALPLDLGIHRQLGSVVHRGRTLSAPARAFLALLTQGGSQER